A window of Ictalurus furcatus strain D&B chromosome 4, Billie_1.0, whole genome shotgun sequence genomic DNA:
GCGCGAGGGACGACGCGGCGCGCAGCTCggctttgcactgagcaatttcctcttctagctgtttgctcatctccagggacGAACGTTAAAGCGCCCAAATCCTGGCCTCTTCGGCGGCGCTCATGGCTACCTGCTGCTTCCGTATTTTGGGCTCAGTATGCGGTTAtgaaacgggactggaggcggatgcaggtgcaggtcacagtctttattagacacaaaactcaggattaaagtaaacgcggtcttcactgggaaacgagaacattcgaggcatggaaaACAACCGCAACTACTGCTCCAAACAATTCTAACAAGGATCAACCAAAGACACGgtataatactgcgcgaagtgctcagtcacccaggcatttaaataaagaatatcattaactcaaagcatggacacctggggcaaattaaagtcacttaacaCAAAATGCTCAATCGGGAAGCGAGCGAActtaaacaatgtcacgtgactcgtccggagccgagccagtgtcctctgctggccgtggcgtaacatttgcagtgtgacagggtgcattatcctgctgaaagaggccactgccatgaaggaatactgttgccatgaaggggtgtacttggtctgcaatgatgtttaggtaggtggtgcGTGTTaaagtaacatctacatgaatgccaggatcaaaggtttcccagcagaacattacccagagcatcacactacgTCTGTTGGCTTGCCtccttcccatagtgcatcctggtgccatctcttccccaggtaagtgattCACATGCACACGGTGATTCACATGATGTGAAAAAGgtgctttcagtggtggacaggggtcagtatgggcactctgattggtctgcagctacgcagcctcatacacagcaagctgcgatgcactgggTGTTCTGGCACCTTTCTATCAAAGCCAGCATTaaatttttcagcaatttgtgctacagtagctcttctgtgagatcagaccagacgggctagcttTCACTGCCCTTGTGCATCCATGACCCTATCGCCAGTTCTCCAGTTGTACTTCCTTGGAACACTTTTaataggtactaaccactgcatactagAAACacaccacaagacctgctgttttggagctgctctgacccagttgtctagccatcacaatttggctcttgtcaaagtcactcagatccatACACtcacccatttttcctgctttcaacacatcaacttcaagaaccgactgttcacttgctgcctaatatatcccaccccttgaccggtgccattgtaacgggataatcaatgttattcacttcacttgtcagtggttttaaagttatggctgatcgtTGTATATATGAGAGTTGTCACAATTAGATTCGCCTACTTTTTACCCACATTCACATTTTGGGCATTTTCATAAAGCTACATATACAGTAGCTGTACTGTACAATTACTGATTGTAGCCCAGCTGCTCATCACTCCAATCAACGAGTGAAAACAGACCACCACAGGAGTACCACTAGCtggttattattaatatgataGTGTGACTAGCACTGGTATGAGTATATATGTTGGGGTTTTAAAATTGTGCATACTGACCAATTTATTAGACAAACCGCCCTGATCACAGCACTGCTGGTGGCTCAGTATTTCTAAATGGAGGTCAATTTCTCACTTTAGCACTTTGAGGTTACTACCgttactattacttctactcaAGCTACTACTAAACATTAAAACTATGATTATTACTACTAAAACTAGTACTACTACAATCACTACTTAACCCTCTGATTACTATTGCCACTACTGATACTAAAGGTAATACTAGTACACTTGATGTAAGTATGACTGCAACTCCTCCTTGaacaattactattattaatatcacTAACAATACTTTTAAAACTACCTATTACTATATAaaattactattactataaaATCTACTATTGATACTACATCTAGCCTGCTACAATACCTGTTAAAGCTACGACTATTACTACTGAAACTACTACTGTTTAAATGACAACAGTTATTATTACTTCCATTGCTAAACAACTAGCAATACtagtagtactactactaaaatAACAACTTAACCCCTGACTACAAtaaccattactactactaaatgtaatactactactaaatgTAATACTACTCCTCTTTGAACaactaatataatatactaCATTGTTGCTTCTATTATAAAGcccactattactacttctactcaCACCACTACTAAATCTACTACTAGTACAACTTAATACCAtcactaaacaaaacaacaataactaCTAAAATGACTACTATTGGTAATGCagaaaaaagaatatttataataatattgacTATCACATTTCTTTCAGGTGTTTTCTTTATGTATTGTTGCTATAGGAGTATATGCTAAAGTTCAGAAAGCAACAGGTATGACAACAAACTGCATATGCATTTATTTCTCCATATGACTGCatacatatttaatatgtaaCCCAAAGCCATTTCAAAGCAATCTACTAATGTTCATACACAGATGGATTTGTTTTTCACAGACCCGGTTCGAGACACATTCCTCGTCGATCCAGCCATCATATTAATAGTGGTGGGTGTTGTCATGTTTTTCATCACCTACTGTGGATGCATCGGAGCCCTGCGAGAAAACATTCAACTCCTAAAAACAGTGAGAATCTGTTCAAATTATTGGATAAGGAATCAGTCTCCGTGATTGTATTTGAGATCTGTGTGATTCATGTCTTTTACTCCTCTTCAGTTTTCTTTCAGTCTCACGCTGGTCTTCCTCACCCAACTGATAATAACAATCCTGGTTTTCTTCTACTCTGAACAGGTGAGAGGaagtttttgtgtttgtctgcGTGATTACTTTTTGAAATCACACATCTGACCAATATTCCGTAATTGATATACGTTTTAGTGTGAACACAAGTCCATTCCGTCACTACTAAACTGCCATAATAGGACAACAAGAAGTTTGAGCTCAGACAATCTAATATTCATTTGTCTGATCGTATTCACACAATCCGCTATAGCAAAAGCTGATCCCACAGTTATTCTCCATTCTGTCACTTAAACCACAACGCTCCCAGGTTGTGCACCACTGAACCTCATCGATGTGGACCGTTTTTACATTCCATCAGTGGATTTTACAGGGCATTTTAGTGTAAAGGAAGCAATCTTAAGAAAAAGTGGAGCAGTCTGGGTGAGGCAAGAGTTCATTACAATGCACGTTAGCACACCCGTCATACCATATTAGCCTACCTGCTAGCTGATACGGCATGCTGCAATGACCCACATGTTTCCCCTGTGACATTTGCATACTAACTCAGATGGATGCGGGCAAATCTGCTAACGTGTACAGTGTGTATCCTTGTCCTTTCAGACGCGGGATGCTATGGGGAAGTTTGTAAAGAAAGCCATTGTGCATTACCGTGATGACCTGGACCTTCAGAATCTCTTGGATTACGTTCAGCAAGAGGCATGTCTGTAAATATCAGATTCAGAATTATTAAGAGCCATCCAGCAAGCTGGTGGAATTTGCTTTGGGTACTGTTCCAACACTCAACATTACTAAAGGAATACTGTACCATACAATACAATTTAGTACAGTATAGAACCTAACAGATTTTACAGTGCAGTACACACAGTCAGAattgcacacacagagagcagatGGACTCGGCAGAAGGTAGTGCAGGGTATAACTGGAGTTATTGGatgaaattctgtgtttggatAGCAGTGGGAAGGaaactgtttttaaaactgGATTTTTCTTTTGGTCGACAGAAGGCAACAGCTGAAAAATGtgaagtactgtgtgtgtgtgtgtgtgtgtgtgtgtgtgtgtgtggttttgtttttatattttggtgGAGACTAAATGTCCCTCACTAGGACagaaatatctgacagttttcaCCTGGGGGGCATTTGGCTGAACCTCATTCAGAAAATTTTCAAAaattacagcttttatttaaaaaataaaataaaattaaataaataaataaattaaaaaaaaaaaaaaaaaaagagccaaacAGTTTCCTTTTGGTTAGTGAGGTTACGGTTACATTTAGGTGCAGGCAcaacattaattagctgcattaataattgttAGGTTCTCACAAGGATACTAAGACAAATATGTCTGTGTTTGTGGTCAGATGCAATTTTCTGTTTCATTCGAAGATTTTGGACGATTTCTTAACAATGCGTTGAAGTTTATGTCAGGAATGATTGTTATTGATGAACTAAATATAATTTCTATAATGGCTTAGACATTTCCTTGAGTAGACTTTCCATTAAGTTCATTAGTGTTGATGTTCCAGCTCAGGTTATTGCTTAtgtgtgcttaaaaaaaaaaaatctgaatgtcAGTAATGTTTATGGCCTCACATCGAATTACATAATCATCACATAATCACCACTCAGTACTAGgcttaaacataaacataagcCAAATTATATAACCATGGACCTTTTAGAGTACATCGAATGGATGATACAAAATTGCAAGACCTGGTCTAATAGTAATATTCATAGAACTTTTTCCCCTGTCCAACCTCCCAGTTCAGATGCTGTGGCTGGAACAACTACACTGACTGGTCCTGGAATGTCTACTTTAACTGCAGTCAGAGAAACCCAAGTAAGGAAAGATGTGCAGTTCCTTTCTCCTGTTGCACCCCTGTACCAAGAGAGGTGAGTGCTAAGTGTTTCTGCTATGCATCTCATATGCAAGTCAGCAATTATGAAAATGCAGAAGAGGCTTGCTGGGTGCAACCATCTACCATCTGCAGTGCAGACAGATATATCGTTATTCTGCTCTGTGAAGAACCTGTCATAACATATAACATGCCCCCAATAACATTTAGACAATGATAAATCTAACCAATAATAATGCAACCTTCCCTATAATCATGGTGGGCTATTTCCAGAAAATGCGTATGTCAAAACCTAATGTCACTGGTTTGGATTATGTATTACTGAAAAGTCAAGGAGCAAATTGCAGAGTTTGACGTTGAGGCATTACTGCCACCTGCTGTTCGTTTATAGaactgggaggaaaaaaaaatggggtgGGTAACTAGACAAACGCTCAATATTATTCTTTTCACATTCTTTTAGACTGTGATCAATACCATGTGTGGTTTTGGGGTTCAAACTCAAAAGAACTCGGAGGCTGCGGAGTCCATTTACACAGAGGGATGTGCGGACAGAGCAGTGACTTGGATTGAATCTCATCTGCTTTTAGTCGGGACTCTGGCTTTGGGACTGGCTCTACCGCAGGTACTAAACACAATCATTCCAggaagcaataataataataataataataataataataataataatatacactcAAGTGGTAATAAATGTTGTTTTCTAAGTAGTACACTTTGTTGGAATATCCTAATGCAATACAACACTTAGGAAATGGGAATATTTTTGTATGCCACTGATTTATCCTCTACAAAATCAATATCACATTAGGTCATTTAATTGCATTAATGGTGTTCCTCTGCAATTATGTTCTTCTAACAGAAGGTACAAAAGACATAGTCTTGAGCATGTACCTAAAAACCTCAGATTTCATAAGTGAAGATGAAAAGGGCTCAACTTAGCACATTAAGTTGATTCAGTGGcaacgcaacacacacacacacacacacacaaacaggaggGCATATTGATTTGTGCATGTCTCAATTCACCTattaaaaaaacagagagacctCAATCGATAAAGCATTGCTTCAGATTATTCGTGTCACACTAAACATTTGCTGTTTCATTTAAGATGTATAGGGAGAATAAATTGAAATAGTTAGCTCTCCCAAACTGCATTGTTATAAGCCACATTTTTTCGCATCTTTGCCTCTGATGTTTATTTCAACAATTTGTTAAAGGCATGCTCCACCGACTGAAAAGATGGCAGTGTTTTGAGCTCTAAAAATCTAGAAATGTGGATGAATTTAGATGTTAAAGCGTGAAAAACTGCCACCCAATCATCCATCATATGCAGGGTTTTCCTTACCAGAGAAAGGCTTAGGCACAGCAGCCACGTGTTTTTGCGGAGCACCTTAAGCCctgagggcgcacggtggcttagtggttagcacgttcgcctcacaccgccagggtcgggggttcgtttcccacggctctgtgtgtgcggagtttgcatgttctccccgtgctgcgggggtttcctccgggtactccggtttcctcccccagtccaaagacatgcgtggtaggctgattggcatgtctaaagtgtccttagtgtatgaatgggtgtgtgaatgtgtgtgtatgtgtgtgtatgtgtgtgtatgtgtgtgtgactgtgccctgcgatggactggcaccctgtccagggtgtaccccgccttgtgcccgatgctccctgggataggttccaggttcctccacgaccctgaaaaggagtaagcagttgaagatggatggatgaatggacctTAAGTCCTGAACGAATGTAAAAaggaatttattttcattaaactcTTAACTATTATTTGGTGAAATGAATCGACTTTTGACTGCAAgctttctttcacaaatatGGTAAGGATAAAGGtcttaagatttcccttcactaaggggcccaaacctgtttcatcACAATGACCCTGTGCACAAGGCGatgtccataaagacatggtttgccaaattTGATGTGGCAAATTCCCTaatctcaacctcactgaacacctttgggatgcaCTGGAATGCCTACGGTGCACCAGGTCTCCTCAGTTGACCTCAGGCtttgaatgggcacaaatccccagcaccatgttccaaaatctagtgggaagaattcacagaagagtggaaattataataataataataataattattattattattattaacagcaaAGCGGGACCAACTCTGtcttaatgcccatggttttggaactGGCATATATACATGTCATGGACAGGTATCTACAtacttacagtactgtatacataTAGAGTATGTCATGCTCATGCTTTGTACACTGCACCATACATTACAACTTcaagggaaataagtattaaaaAATATCCACAATCTGTACATAATCAATACGTCTTTAAACTCTCCTCTAACCTGGCCCTTATGCTTCTGCTCGGCAGATTGCAGGTATTGTGCTGTCCCACATGCTCGTTTCTCAGGTCCAGAATGAGATTAACTCATTGCTGTAGAAATCACAGAAGAGAGGACTCTTCACCTGGCTGGGTTATTAGAGTTcaggaataaagcacttattTGTATGTATACTtaatgtgtgcagttttaacggatctttatttttttctgacaaCATTTTGTGTTTATCTAATTTTATCTAGTTTTTCTAATTTATCTGCTGACAAATTTGggataataaatataaagccaatgctatttaaaacaaacattgtattatctatctatctatctatctatctatctacacacgcatattatataatataatgtaggtTTTTATTACTGAATTGCATTTCATGACAAATCCAGTAAATACATCAACTCCATTGAaaatcaatacattttaaactgaTTGTTAATTGTATTAACTTTATATTCTCATATGATCATTTTTAGacctttttgtttaaatgtccTCATTTTAAATACTAGAACATTTtaatttagaaatatttttatttatttattttttggaacaACCTCAATCGAATTTGATAGCAAGAGGCCAAAATCTAAATGACAAATTAGGCACTTGCAGCAAACCATACACTTATGTTTTACAGTCAATACTAACACTGTTTACGAGTCTTTTATTGATAGGCTTATTGGGTTTACCCACCGAGTGCAcctgcctttaataaagcacCCATTTAAAGTTCTATTAAGCTCTGAGAGCGAGCAGTTTCATAAAGATGAGAAGTGAGTTTCATAAAGATTTAgttttccttatttaattgctGTTCTGTATCATTTTGTTTGGTCTGTGGCCATAATACTG
This region includes:
- the tspan33b gene encoding tetraspanin-33b, which codes for MDRDLNLSRAETFSLINPCIRYFLFLFSFLFWVFSLCIVAIGVYAKVQKATDPVRDTFLVDPAIILIVVGVVMFFITYCGCIGALRENIQLLKTFSFSLTLVFLTQLIITILVFFYSEQTRDAMGKFVKKAIVHYRDDLDLQNLLDYVQQEFRCCGWNNYTDWSWNVYFNCSQRNPSKERCAVPFSCCTPVPRETVINTMCGFGVQTQKNSEAAESIYTEGCADRAVTWIESHLLLVGTLALGLALPQIAGIVLSHMLVSQVQNEINSLL